From Impatiens glandulifera chromosome 7, dImpGla2.1, whole genome shotgun sequence:
aaatatctcataagttgactgcatgtcttcaattattttcttaggcaagtggttatggtgatggtccatgtacttgctcttgacgcactgcccaataacccatgcttgtgtttgcatttttttctttggcctcgacaaaactgagcatgagtgttgttgctcaaatttccggatctcaaacatctcacaaaacttacctttcacagcccgcaagctccacttgcatgtctcatccaaacatttcagtTCCCAAAGATGTTTtattgacttctccactttgaattcaaaatgattggtcatcgcatatttatatagagcaagttgaagttcttttttattttcaaacaacgaaccgacttccaatacggtttcactagttaatgccatcgcAAATGAGGGGTCTAGCGAtgatgtgtctgtcgggtctgtcgatggtgtacccattgaagatattattgcactagatggtgtacccattgatgatcttcttgtactagatggtgtacccattgattcCTTTCTTGCAGtagttggtgtacccattgatgatcttcttgcacttggttgtataggtattgatgctttttcaccagtattaacatgcaagtcctgagtaagtgggatgtgaggcaaagagttttctccggcttcattttgactttcaacaaagaattccgAGGGTACAACGGGTGGTACAATTTTttgagtaagttgtggtggtagtatactttcttgagttgggtatgtaagtagtggtatcttttctttagttaatgctgacttctctactacagatacacacaatggtgacacggttcgacccaaaatcaagcgtgataaatatgtgttcaaatccccatcattattaataaaaacaggttttggatttctgatattcggaatatcatacttgacttggagcactaaatcgtatgTAGATTTCTGCACATTAAGTCTATCGTagagtatatcaagtaattcagcataacgagtactttaggataaatcaaatgttttgattgaagatgcatcaaaataTAGTATTCCATCAACATCAAGTTttcactctccattatagaaaacaaaAACTTCAGATGcaataaaaaacatgatttgatatAGAAACggataattaatacttcgcgaatcgctaggcTCTTAacgaaacgggaaggccttcgcgaatcgttaggcacttagcgaaacgggaaggccttcgcgaatcgctaggcacttagcgaaacgggaagcaACTTTAAACAATAGTGATTCGAagaaaccaaacatcaataaacaTGCTTAAAATAAACGTACCAattggaacagtgctcgtgctcgtgctcgtcgtggagctcatagTGGATTTCGACCCGTCGCCGCCGAGATCGCCgccggagtttagagagaaggaggagaagagtgggaagagagagaaggaaaagaaaagaaatgaaaaaaaatgagagagattatattaaatagtaatggtaatctggacatttcacacATTGTCatttcgcgaaacgctaagtcccttaACGTTTGGCTacaagggtaatttcgtccaaaaaaataaaaagaccacgagcgcaatttaattagtaaatcaCCACCAAATCAAATAACCTCATTTTGaagttatttaatcaaatttcccttaAAATATTAAGTTCGTTTTGAAAGAGCattctttcacattttttttatgatcaaaataaatataacaataatcttatttaatgaaaataaactaattaatacaAAATGTCAACTAACTTTAACtttgaattatttcaaataaatactaGTTATCAAATTGATTTATTTcgaataattcaattaattatgaaattaagtaataagtcatttttattaaatattttctaatatttaatttttaaataagagtattaaaattgcTATTTTTCTGTTTTCCAATGTTTAGTGTGTTAGAAATTTAGCTGTGAAAATAGTCCATTTTGTagtgaaattttataaataaattatgcaatttaaaaggttttaatattaatccaatttatatgtataattatgagttgaattaatttaattataaatggtTGAATTTTGAATGAATCACAATGAACCTCTTGTTGTGCTAAACAAAATTAACAATTCCAGTAAGACAAAATACTGTTAACCGTGTTTTCATtccaatttgtttttttttggcGTTGCAAGGTTATTTGACAATAGTCACTTCTTTTTGCAtgaaaacttataaataatataaaatatagatctATAGTTTTTAACATTGGCCCAATTTATATAGGCAATTAGTAATTggaaacaattaaattaataaaaatattaaaaggatGAATTTTGAATGAATCAGATTGAAACTCATGCATGTGGGCATGGCAAACAAAATTGACAAATCCCATAGTTGACCTTCAGCAAGAATAAAACAAACTCTTTGTTATCATTTAATATAAGGCAGGCAGGCAGGCAGGCAGTCAAAAGAGGATTTgatcatgtttaattaattcGCCCTTCACGCGGCTACCCAGATTAGATTAGACATATTCTTATTGAAAGCCACCAACCCAACTCTCCTCCTTATAAATTGAAGTATTAATTCCAACTCTCTCATCATTAATCTCATCCATTTTCTAAGTATTTACAAAATCAAgcttattaattatttggttGCAATGACTTCACCCACCCCTCCCATGCTTGTTTCCATCTTGTTCTTTATATCCTTATTCATTGGGAGCAACTCCTTGTCTACCACCTTTTACGATAATACTTGTCCAAATGCTCTTACTACCATACGAACATCCATCAGACAAGCTGTATCTCGCGAGCGTCGCATGGCAGCATCCCTTATTCGCCTACATTTTCACGATTGTTTTGTACAGGTAATTTCccattaattacattaattccTATATATTCGACATTAATTATATGATGCCCGCATTGTAAATATAACTTTCCATATGGGTATGTTCATGGGTATGTTCAGGGATGTGATGCTTCTGTCTTACTCGATGAAAACACAACCCCCGCGAGTGAGAGAAACGCAATACAAAACCAAAATTCTGCTAGGGGATTCAATGTTATTGATGCGGCCAAGGCTCAAGTCGAGCAAATATGTCCTGGAATTGTTTCATGTGCGGATATACTTGCCGTAGCTGCGAGAGATGCTTCAGTTGCCGTGAGTTTATAATTCAAACTTGTTAAAACTTGGCTTACTTGTGAATATGTTGAGATATAACTTGCTAATTAGAATGACGGTTGATGTATTAGGTGGGTGGTCCAACATGGAATGTAAAACTTGGAAGAAGAGACTCCACCACTGCAAATTTAGACGAAGCTAAAAGAGATCTTCCATTATTTACAAGCACCCTGCGTGAACATATTGAAAACTTCAACAAGAAAGGTCTCAATGAAAGAGATATGGTGGCCTTATCGGGTTCGCACACCATTGGACAAGCCCAATGTGTCACTTTTCGAGACAGAATATACAACGGAACAAACATTGATGATAATTTCGCAAGAACTCGACAACGTCGATGTCCTAACAACCAACAAGATGGCAACGGGAATCTGGCACCTCTTGACTTAGTCACACCTAATTCTTTTGACAACAACTACTTCAAGAATTTAATTCAAAGAAAGGGTCTTCTCCAATCCGATCAAATATTGTTTAGCGGTGGTTCTACCGATAACATTGTGACAGAATATAGTCGCGACCGTGCAAAATTTAGTGATGATTTTGCATCAGCTATGGTGAAAATGGGAGACATCAAACCGCTCACAGGACAAAATGGGATCATTAGAAGGGTGTGTAGCAACTTGAATTAAGCCTTGAGCACCACAATTCATAATCTTTGTTTTGttattcttttattcattattgtttgaaatgtttgaaatgttaatgtcatttatttataacaCTTTTTCTGTTGTTAATAAAatcaactttatttatatttgcaCACATGTATCAACTTTtgaatctttttatttttcatactcaaggcttcatttatttattaaatggaaACATATTATTGTAGTGGattgatttaaatgattatttggGATATGAAATAGGGATTTTTCATGGATTATAAACTACGAGAGCGAGGACATTCCTTGATGCAATAGCATGTGAAGAAACGGCAATCGCCACTGGTAAAGCCCTCATTCTTGCACACTCCACCACAGTTCTTCTTGTTGAAGCACAGCCCATCGTATAACTGACTTTTCGACACACAACTCCTTAGCGATTCAAACATGGTCATCTTGTTCGACGTCGCCTCAGCCACTGTCCAATACAATAAtgttaatgataataattatagaaatattgaGAGCGACACAACAAATATTACTAACCATTAATTGCTATGACAAGAATAACAATAACTACAATACAAGACATGATCAGATTCTTTGAATGCGCCATTTTCAGCTCTAACCGACGGACAGATCGAGAGAGATGAACTCTAATGGATTTAGTTTGCTCACCAGTTTATGAAcctgatatatatttatactctaaaCATAGAATGAGCCTTTAGGTATACAAAGTAATACGGATGTGGATAGCATATCCTATGAACTCTTTTTTACATGTTCAACAATCAATAGTATATATGTTCTAAAAGTAATTTATGTTCATCTGATGGTCACGTTAAATTGGGGAAAGAACATTAATGGGATTTGAACacaattattcaattatattcttgtattttgtatttatatatcttttccGAATTATTCAAAACTAGGATGAGATCTCTTAGTTATGGTCACTTAAATCGACTATTTCCGTTTTGTCACCCTGAtgggtttttattttttgtgcattttaattttttttatttttttttaaatacggTCAACTAAATTTGCACCTTCAACGTCTACTTCAAAAATAAAAGACACTTTAACACTTAAATTTGGTagagaatttttaaaataatcaatgaattattaaaataaattgatcgGGGTAGTGAGTTTGAGGAAGatgaatatttttgtaaaatgattttaaaagattaatatataatgataaaataaattaattttttttagaaataaaatgtattttaatatttgaattaataaaatacataatttaattaataatatttgaaataaataattgtttaaatatgTTGGAAAAATTCAAAACCGAAAAAACTATATAGAAAATGAAATGACATTTTCATTCATTGAAATTACAAAATGGTTAtgaattcaataataaaatgaaattcaGTTTTATATCTAGTATTTCAGATCTCCTTTAAAGATATACTATCTATAAGATATATTTATCtctcaaatatattttagaaaggTTAAtcgatttaatttttgattaatttataccAATTGCAGTACAGTAAATAGAACTTAATTCACCAAGTTATTTCAGATGGTCcttgtatttaataaaaattttaggtTATTTGTATTCCTCTAAACCCCGTTACAGTCACcaaatgatttattaattttataattgtgatttttattttaattattttttagtgtcACTTAAtgtagaaacattttttttattagaaaatattaatagaattgaatttagttttataagtttttaattattctttttaaaatagcACTTCTATTcttcaatacttttttttgaaaacaatttaatgtcatttactaaaataaaattcaaaccaGATACGGAAAagtgttttcaaaaaaaaaaaaaaaaacatgtatcattttcacacaaatacaactaacaaatcaaatatcttacacaagtttaaaatataatttaaaagatgcAGCCTTATATAAAGGCTTCTTTGCATCACCTTCTCATAGTCAATTCTCAATTATCCGGAATGTAAGGGTATATGATAGAACctgcaggagcgttgaagagttatggaaaaatattgtatcggattgcagcgccctcgcgggaatgtggacaagaattccaaacACGGAGCataactggaatatctgtaggaactggaatttaccgttttttaaactcactagaattgaaatcattgtaatcagataattcatttacatttttagctttttagctttttactcagaatgttacgacttcaaaatcattctaggcctgtttagaatgatctcttaaactcgtggtttttttttcccatttttggaaaattttaataaaatgacgctaagtcgtttttctcaaaaatatgtatatgtatatgtatatgtatatgtatatgtatatgtatatgtatatgtatatgtatatgtatatgtatatgtatatgtatatgtgtatatgtatatgtatatgtatatgtatatgtatatgtatatgtatatgtatatgtatatgtatatgtatatgtatatgtatatgtatatgtatatgtatatgtgtatgtgtatgtgtatgtgtatgtgtatgtgtatgtgtatgtgtatgtgtatgtgtatgtgtatgtgtatgtgtatgtgtatgtgtatgtgtatgtgtatgtgtatgtgtatgtgtatgtgtatgtgtatgtgtgtatgtgtatgtgtatgtgtatgtgtatgtgtatgtgtatgtgtatgtgtatgtgtatgtgtatgtgtatatgtgtatgtgtatgtgtatgtatatgtatatgtatatgtgtatgtgtatgtgtatgtgtatgtgtatgtgtatgtgtatatgtatatgtatatgtatatgtatatgtatatgtatatgtatatgtatatgtatatgtatgtatatgtatatgtatatgtatatgtatatgtatatatgtatatgtatatgtatatgtatatgtatatgtatatgtatatgtatatgtatatgtatatgtatatgtatatgtatatgtatatgtatatgtatatgtatatgtatatgtatatgtatatgtatatgtctatgtatatgtatatgtatatgtatatgtatatgtatatgtatatgtatatgtatatgtatatgtctatgtatatgtatatgtatatgtatatgtatatgtatatgtatatgtatatgtatatgtatatgtatatgtatatgtatatgtatatgtatatgtatatgtatatgtatatgtatatgtatatgtatatgtatatgtatatgtatatttatatgtatatgtatatgtatatgtatatgtatatgtatatgtatatgtatatgtatatgtatatgtatatgtatatgtatatgtatatgtatatgtatatgtatatgtatatgtatatgtatatgtatatgtatatgtatatgtatatgtatatgtgaGTACGAGTACGAGttgaactaatttaattataaatatataaagggtTGATTGAACCTCTTCGTTGTGTTgaacaaaattaacaaatattgataattaattactttagtTAGATGCAATTAACTAGCGTTAACAGTGTTTTCATTGCATACTTTGTTGAATTCCAATTTATTTTGTTGGCGTTACAAGATTAGTTTTAAAAGATtgtcacttatttttttttataaaaacttataattaatattaaatgtataGTTTCATAGTTTTTAACATTGACCCAATAAATATAAGTAATGATGAATTGGAAcccatttaattaattaaaaatactaaaaggGTTGAATTGTGAATGAATTAGATTGAACTCTTGTGGGCATGGCACATAATTGACAAATTCCCAGAGTTGACCTTCATCAGGCATCAAAACAAACTCTATTATCTTCTAATATAAGGCAGGCAGTCAAAAGAGGATTTGATCATATTTAATTTGCATTTCACGCGGCCACCcaacttaaaaaaattcttatagaAAGGCAATAACCCAACTCTTCTCCTTATAAATTGAGGATTATTCGAATTCTTTCATCATTAATCTCATCCCTTTCCTATCACAAAACAAGAAAGGGAAAAtcatcttattaattatttggttCCAATGGCTTCACCCACCTCTCCCATGCTTGTTTCCATCTTGTTCTTTATATCCTTATTCATTGGGAGCAACTCCTTGTCTACCACCTTTTACGATAATACGTGCCCGAATGCTCTTAGTACTATCCGAACATCCATCAGGCAAGCTGCTTCTCGCGAGCGTTGCATTGCAGGGTCCcttatttgattttcattcaCTCCCTCTCTAAAGGTTAAACGAATATTCAATCCCGTCTTCTAGCCTAACGAAAATAAGAGATGGATATCCTAAACTTCCTTAAGAAGTCCTGAGTTTGTCAGGCGATAAATTCTACGCATATGATTTAGAGTGTTTATGACCAGAAACGAAATTGATGATtacgatttctctgatgaagtggtccaggacagtctagaaagtaaggaacccaacacttgtattcattaatgaatatagtgacatggaacataaggggactcaatgaccctctaaaatgcatagaaatcaggaggattattgagaaccagaagatcgttattatgggtattcttgagacaaaagtcaaagcGAGAACGTGAGAAGGTTAGAAAGCTGTGTATTTTATAGCAGCTgagaaatcattcacaactcaaatgacaaaatggGCAGAATTTAGGTTATTGGGATAACAATGTTTCTGAGATCAAGgctctcttttcgaatgatcaagcatcatagtggaggtcaaagacaaaatcacaagaatcgtgtttaatcttgttaatgtctatggtagcaactcaagcactgacagaagactcctcaggaattgtcttagaaactgaaTCGGTAGTGATAAATTTTGGGCTGTccttggtgattacaacgtaactagaaacgaatctaatcgtagcccagaatctgaaataactcgggatatgattgactttaatgactgtatcagagatatgggttgtatcgagcctaccaattctgagaatttcttcacttggtcttctacgagagggaatgagcaaattagaagaagtagaattgaaAGATGTCTGgtaatgagaactggattaaccaatttccgagaagtcaacttcatgttctgaatccgggtatatctgatcactgcccgattaaattttctgagaaaataatgaaatgttCAAAAGgccttttaaaaatttcaatttctggatggaaaacgacaaattcaaggatatctcgaaagcgtatggtctacagatgctaggggatccaacatgtacagggtttctgagaagcttaaactcttgaagaatcatctccaaagctttgacaagaaaaagttcagcaatatctccaatagagttctggctgctaaaGAAAAGttgaagaagttcagaaaaggttattaagtgatgaacaactcaataaaACAGAAAGAATGTGCTTGAAACTTCATGAAGCTGAGTcagcttgaagagaattttttAGACAAAAATCAAACAGAGatggctctcgttgggtgacagaaacacaactttcttctacagaaaatgcaaggctagaaatatgagaaacaatatatacaggctgaagaatgatgatggtgaatatgttcagggttcaaagggtgtacaagatttgtctatcaatttctataacagcttatgggtacaagaaagcagcatcaaagtcacctgaataccttgtattagattattgataggaaaatcctacagaagatagtcgcgagctATAAGGGTGGTcccgagggttgaggttaaagaagctctattAGTATTGATGGTAATAAAGCCCGAATCCTAATTGATTTAATGCACaattcttcaaagacaattggtcggcttgtgggtaaagacgttactgatggggttctagaCTTTTTtaagaacaggaagatgttaaatcaatggaatacagcggtcctaaccttgatccccaaaactacggtacccgagaaagtacaagatttcagaccaatatcctactgcaatgtgatttataaaataatttcaaaaataatttctaaacgatttaaaaatatatatgaaaaattataaatcttaaccaatctgcattcatccccggtaggaaaATCTCTAATTATATTCTTCTCATGAAGAGCCATTTAAAAAGCTACgggaaaaaagaaaatatccccgagagtggctttcaaatagatatcaagaaaacTTTCGACTCTGTTAAATGGAAAGTAATTAGGGACTTTCTGGTGTTTCtatttttcctatgatttttattgattggattatgcagtgtgtttcatcatcctgtttttgttgttagcgtcaaagGAGTCCACAAAGACTATTTTAAGGGGggaaacggggtaaggcaaggggaccccctcttttcttaccttttcgtagctatcatggcgatctttgagagcatcttcgcgatgttccgaaagaatcgtccatacatctttcacccattctatGAGGTAGAGAAGTAACCAATTAGGTtgtgctgacgatttgttcattctagcgcacgcaagacattgattccattaaaactattagggctgggaccaacgttcttttctgaggttacatgcttaactattaatgaaagaaaaagtgtggcattttatggaagcatgaggacgaaacaaagcaggataTCTTCAATATCATGGGCATCAAAACAGCTTTCCCGTTAAGGTACTTAGGAACTGTGTTTACCGCAAAGtggatcgagatctcacactacaagccgctaattgaaaaggtaaaaaaacgatatctggctgggcagcgaaaaactttcttatgtagggaggatcgaacttatcaaaaccgttgtcatgggcatagttggctactgagCACAAaagatggtcattccgaagaacgtaatgaaggagctcgacatGCTAATaaggaactttatctggggcagtagcaaaagaggaggaaagaaagacAAATGGACTACTCTCTACAAAcggaaggacgagggaggcat
This genomic window contains:
- the LOC124909788 gene encoding lignin-forming anionic peroxidase-like codes for the protein MTSPTPPMLVSILFFISLFIGSNSLSTTFYDNTCPNALTTIRTSIRQAVSRERRMAASLIRLHFHDCFVQGCDASVLLDENTTPASERNAIQNQNSARGFNVIDAAKAQVEQICPGIVSCADILAVAARDASVAVGGPTWNVKLGRRDSTTANLDEAKRDLPLFTSTLREHIENFNKKGLNERDMVALSGSHTIGQAQCVTFRDRIYNGTNIDDNFARTRQRRCPNNQQDGNGNLAPLDLVTPNSFDNNYFKNLIQRKGLLQSDQILFSGGSTDNIVTEYSRDRAKFSDDFASAMVKMGDIKPLTGQNGIIRRVCSNLN